From Impatiens glandulifera chromosome 7, dImpGla2.1, whole genome shotgun sequence:
GAAGTTGTGGAATGATTCTATCATTTTGTAAAAGAAAATCACTATATTTCATTGTTGCTCTAATTGCTTCTTTGCGagaaacaagctccaaaacaCGACTATCATCCTCattgtcttcatcttgattGTTTTCTCTAAGACCCTCAATGATTTTTTCATCAGTTAAAATCTCGGTCGTGTCGTTTTCACCTGGATAATCCAATAGTTGATCCACATTCATTGCGTTACAATATTGTTACTCCTTTATTGTTGATCCTAATTCCCTAATTATGGTGTATTTTGAAATCCAaccttaaaatattaataatacgaTAGACTttcgataaaataatattcgataaagtaataaattttttcAGTCCCCACTCGGACAGAATAgctaaagtaataattttaataaatttattaagtaatataattttttgcgCATATATGTCTTAACCgatatataaagtaataatatactattttttttaataattctcaGTGCCTTAATGAAATATGAGTCCCGTTGTCtaatttgtatgaaaatttatatCCATTTGAATCTCATCCCTCACTTTTTGCAAATCTTTATGAAGTTGTGGAGTGCTTCTATCATATTGTAAAAGAAAATCACTAAATTTCATTGCTGCTCTAATTGCTTCTTTGCGagaaacaagctccaaaacaCGACTATCATCCTCattgtcttcatcttgattGTTTTCTCTAAGACCCTCAATGATTTTTTCATCAGTTAAAATATCGGTCGTGTCGTTTTCACTTGGATAATTCAATAGTTGATCCACATTCATTGTGTTACGATAGTGTAACTCCTTTATTATTGACCCTAATTCCCTAATGCCTTCTTCTTCTAAAGGCTATGAAAGCACATTTTCTACCGAACGAAGTTTGTAATGTTGAAAGTAATTTGCACTTGTGGTATTCTTAACATCGTTCATCTAAGCTAAGATAGCAATGTTGATTGCATCTAGAACATTGATCTCCTCCGGATTTGTTTCTGGACCATTATCACcatacaatattttcataaaatcttttgCCTTCTCTTGAATTAACTCTCCCGATATATTTACTTGTTCTTGATGTTGAAGAATCCATTCATACAAAGCTTTTTCTAAATTTGGAAACTTTGCGGATTTGTGTCGTTTGGCATCAGGTTTTATCAAATCAGCCAAGATGTATTCCGATGACcacttaattatatttgatattgTCGCTTGACTAATCTCGATGTTAAATTTTCCAGAAACCCATTTTTGTAGCTCTTTTTGAGACGTAGttagatttcttatttttatactCGCACAATGCTTTACGCATTTCACATGTCATGGTTGTATGTTTCACCCCTTTGAGATGAGAAGCCATTAAAGATTAATAcaacaagaaagaaaagagtagtatatatataagattgatcagagaagaaagaaaatagaAGAGTAGTAAGATTGTATactataatatatgtatttgaagattaatattttgagaTGAAAATCATCTTACATCATATGATATTACACCATTTACAATACATATTAAATGactttgaaaataattttttttataattgattatatttaaacaatttatacaATAAATGAACCCAATATatagaatttaaattttgaaatttaacaacattgaataaaattatattttattattatacatgtaaaataataaattatcttgatcgattaaataatatttcgacaatataatatttttagttgtcataatattattactttatagagagtctaatatatataataataataataatatatatatatatatatatataattataaaattatatattcaattttcaattactactatatatatattaggggTTACTTATGGTGTATTTTGAAATCCAAccttaaaatatgaatattttaaatctcTCTTATAGAtgtattatattgaaataaatactCTTAAGTAAAAGAAATATACGGTGTCATTAACATTTTaccataaaataaatgaaaacttATAAACTTTTTACttctttattaaattagtttgatcTGTTCTTAAAATAATCAGTTTTGTCAATCAAAATAaagatttgttaaaaaataaagtttacaCATATAAATCTTCACCAATTCACTAATGAATAATATCTTTTAGGTGTAAATTTTTTGATGGAATTGTCCAAACTGGACCGAATCAAGcatcaatacaatcaaatgattaaccatttttttaagtCAAACTTCTAAACCGACACTCattattaaaattcataattcagTTTCCAGCTAGATCTAATGCATCAATTTttctcataataattaattttgttattaaattgtACTTATGTTTGGAAATAATTAAGTTGAacattaaaatagaaaattcacATTCAATAtggagtttattattattattgctacattttcttttttttatactagtattgctagaaataattttttgacaaataaatCGTTTAAGCCAATTTTCTAACCTACAAAACTcgacaatttaatattttgtcaatgatacttaataatttgattatacaTTTATATGCCCTTTTAGTCTAAGTACTACTTAGAATTATagtcaaatataaatattaatttatatttgtttaagagtatttatcaaaataatggAACTCATTGTCACCCAAATTGGAAAAGACTAATGATATAGCAAAGCAACCACTAAGAATATACTCAATTTACATTTGTTGTGATATCATAAtcaacttttaattaattattggaGTTCTCATTTtcaccatttttttttgtacaataaattaattttaatctattcaaacaaattattacgtattaaaattaaattacaaaataatatcataagaataaaaaaaatgaataaaaatctagatattgtttaaataatatgatataattgtaataattaaaattgtaacgATGAAAAATCGAATAATCTTGTTATTTCTTGAAGTGACTCTAAATATCTTTAACGATGGTGGATGAAATAAAACAAACTGAACAAACTAATTAAATGGTGTCGAAAAAATTTCTATCAAATATTCTGAGCGACAGTGAATCTTGTTCTTGACCGATTGTTGGTAAACAATACAAGAAAAATTCTGTCAAAGTGATAACtgattatctatatatatgataaaaaaaaaagtgagaatagtatataaataatgaaagaatACTTATAATTAAGAGGGTCTTGTTTCAGTGACtctttattagaaaaatgaaaaacaatttcAGATACGATAACTTTATTTCCTTTGCTGATAATACGTACAAGACTCGTTAAATAGTTACCAAGATAATCGAAAGACATGAACATCAAACAACCCACcaaccaataaaaatattatttgaattataaaaatccGGACTGAAAAATCTAATCCAACTAAAAAAGATATTAAATCGAACAAAATACATCACCAACTCAAATATAAGTGTAGAAATAAAAAACGATCAACCACAAATACAAAAATACTAtcaaaagaataaagaaaagaaaatttcagtttttagagatttttttttttagagagaaaacTTTGTCTTCGGACTTGCCATTCGAGAAACTTTCATAAATTTAACCTGTAtcatttttacatatttataagaGTATCAACAACTCTAAGAAAAGgataacatttattattaatgatatatatatttatatacacaaaaactatttaaaagaaaacaagtgGAGCAATaacacaataaaataaaatcacaacttaaaaaaaaaaatacagctCCGACCAGTCTCCGTCCACCACCGCAAGAGAATACTTTTTcaagtttgaaatataaaataaataaaaaattaatcacaCAATCAAACTAAGCACCACCGACAAACCCATCCACCATCCGGATCCAATCCGGATCGCCCAATTCACAGTCTGATCCGCCGCATCCGAATCATCATCAGAATCCGGCGACGGCGCCTCCGCTTTCCCCTTCttccccttcttcttcttcggcgATTCCGCCGGACTATCCGCATCCTCCGCCGCCGCCCCCTTAAAAAGTTCTCTAGGTTGCAAAACCTTATTAATCCTAAACAAAGCTAACGGTTCTTGATCCTTAACAGTACTCGTAACAGTAGCAATAACCACCTTCGTCTTCAATGTCACATCTTCTCCATCAGTCTGAACATCAAAATCATACTTACTATCTCCATCAGTCGCCAAAGTTGTCATTAACCCATTATTCGATTTCAACATTTGTAAAGATTGATACATTGCAATCGCATGATAAAGTACCAAAGATTGTTTCCCCAAAGCAGTTAAGTTCTTATACTTCGGCATAAAGGCTTTCACAGCAGCATCAGATGGACAAAACACAGTCAACCCACCTTCTAGATTTTCATTATAAACAGTTATTGCTTTAGATGAAATTACTAGATCTGAAAATGCTTTACACCCTTGTTCATTCATAATCGATGTTATATTAATCGCTTCCGGAGCTGCAGTCGGAGCTTCAGCCTCCGACGAAGTCAAGATATGACTGATTTGAATTACTGATATATTATAAGGCATCTCTTGAACTGATTTAACAAAAGTTGATGTTAATTTGTAACCTCCGGTTTCGTCTAGTGCACCGAATGCGACTTTACCGCCTTTGAAATCAGTTATGTTGACGTATCCTGTTGTGCCGTCGGCGTCGCCGGAGGCTTGGAACATGGACGATGTTGTAGTGGATCCGCCGGTGATTTGGTGGAGTTTTTTGGCACCGAAGTAATCGGCGAAGATGTGTAATGAGAGAATGTTGCGAATTGTGTAGACTGAGTAGCCTTTTGAGAGGACGTCGGACATGGCGGCGTTGTCGACGGCGCAGACTGTGATTGTTTCTCGGCGATTGATTTCGGCGGCGAGGTGTGTGATTGAGAGGTAGTGGTTGAATGTTGAGAATTCAGGGTATTTTGCGAGGATTTTAGTGATGTTGTGAGCttcggtggtggtggtggagatgaTGAGGAAAGACAGAGCCAGAGCTCCGACCAGAGCTTGATATGCTATCTGCATTGTCGCCGCCGCCGGTTGCCGGAGATGAAagggagaaagagaaagagagatttaTATACTGAAGATCCatgtatgtatttatatataggCAATATTTCTTGTAGTTTTAGTGGTGGATATAATTATTACTCCGGCGGTGGGGTGGATGTGTTTTGATtcaattaatgatttttttggaTTAGGTTATTATGttgtaattcaaatttattacattacaaaaaattcaaaaaatttaatatctTAAACAATTTTAGCTTTTAGTCTAGTTACTTAGTGgttttgtttaattgattttaactaatatcattataaacaaaaaaaaaattaagtgataaaaGTGGATTCTAAACcatcaaaaattacaaattggatatttagttacatattattaaatttatgaaaacTTTATTTCAAACAAGTATGTTAATATGTCATTTTCTTGTCAATTAGTCAAGtgttaattcattattttctttatattaatcACATTAATAAGATTTGTTTGTTTTCAATAACGGATCTATTTAGaaacaatttttcttttttatatatttgaacaaacttgaattaaattttcatttcaaaattgcaattataaatttattcattatttaactCATTaccattttaattgttttcgcTAATTTATTATGTAATAACCCATTTTACATTATTGTCTAGTGCATTTGATATTTAggcttttgtgtttttttaagagatttttaCCTAAAACTCAATCACCCCTTCATTTACttaatcacttttttttatctataaaaaactaaaattgtcatttatttaattatttaaatagtttataattccacttagagagataaaataagaatattttcacaataaacactcaaaatataattttcttttatcaaacatagtattttaagaaaaatatgataaaaaaattcaaaaaaaatcaattgaacTTTTAATGAGAATATAGTCACAGAtgtattttagaaaaacaataaaagatatttgagagtataaattattttttgttttaataagaTTATACCATACCTTCATTTCAACttaaagtattataaattttaattattttaaataaaacttttaaataagaCTTCAACTATAATAGTGAGTtagagaatataaaatatttattatattacaataaaagatgtaatatatttttttttttgcataatAGTAACTATTTAGTTCAAATATGCtgaaaaaaagaagtaaattctcaaatttgtcaaagaaaaagagaaatggacattaaaaaaaaaattaatatttggtgTACTACTAATTAGCTTAATCGATACTATATTAAGAACTTATACCATACACTCAATTAGTgacaattttatacttaatatttaatttgctCATAAATTTGGACATAAATGGTgaatgattgattgattaacttaaagaaaatattaatgtaacaaccttgaaaattatttgattgGGTCCCCATTTTGAGCTGTAGTGTAGGGCATGGACATATATGAAAGTAAGTGCCAGGCTGTCTAAAATATGGTGTAACTTAGGGTTTGTTTGGtattcatttggattaaatctaAATAGTACAATAGCTtcgattttatttaaataacgttgatttgtattaattttgagaaaattcaGTTTTTGTTTtgagtaaaaatataataatattttaattaataaattaaataatatataattgattagaagataaattaaaaaatatttgattagagttaaattaaaaaacaaatctatAGAATAAGCTCAATCCATTCGGTTCTCCTCCTCAATCATTTCAAcctatacttttattttatttatttttaatttaaaccaATCGTATTTGATATTTGtcttaaataattcatt
This genomic window contains:
- the LOC124945309 gene encoding fasciclin-like arabinogalactan protein 2, giving the protein MQIAYQALVGALALSFLIISTTTTEAHNITKILAKYPEFSTFNHYLSITHLAAEINRRETITVCAVDNAAMSDVLSKGYSVYTIRNILSLHIFADYFGAKKLHQITGGSTTTSSMFQASGDADGTTGYVNITDFKGGKVAFGALDETGGYKLTSTFVKSVQEMPYNISVIQISHILTSSEAEAPTAAPEAINITSIMNEQGCKAFSDLVISSKAITVYNENLEGGLTVFCPSDAAVKAFMPKYKNLTALGKQSLVLYHAIAMYQSLQMLKSNNGLMTTLATDGDSKYDFDVQTDGEDVTLKTKVVIATVTSTVKDQEPLALFRINKVLQPRELFKGAAAEDADSPAESPKKKKGKKGKAEAPSPDSDDDSDAADQTVNWAIRIGSGWWMGLSVVLSLIV